Genomic window (Lynx canadensis isolate LIC74 chromosome A1, mLynCan4.pri.v2, whole genome shotgun sequence):
GAGGGCACACatcccagctgtgtgatcttgggagaGTCACCATAATCAGTCTCAGCCCGGTTTCTCGGGGACAAAATGAGGACAATTATACCAACACTGTGACTCTGAAAGCTTGGTGTTAAAAGCAAGCAATGTACGATAAGTTACTTTGAAAGCTCTAATGTGGTATGTACTCTTTTAACTACTATACCATTATTATAATGGCACTTTTCTAGCATCCTTCACGAGCTCAATGATCATGTCGGCTGACCATCCAGGCCTGACCTTTTCCCTGCGCCTCATAAGGAGTGAACCCACCTATAACCAGCCAGTACAGCAATGGAGCTTTGTCTCTGACTTTGCCGTAAGTGACTCCGGCTCTTACTTAAGTTTGCTTTTCTGCTGCCTTTGATTACacctcagattcttttttttttttttaatgtagtttattgtcaagttggctaacatacagtgtgtacagcgtgctcttggtttggggggtagattcccatggtccgtcgcttccatacaatacccggtgctcatcccaacgagtgccttcctcaatgcccgtcacccattttcccctctcccccgcaccacccccccatcaaccctgtttgttctctgtatttaagaatctcttacggTTGGCCTCCACCTCAGATTCTTACATGAAGAACATAAACGTCCTCTTTTCTCCTCAAAGGTGCGTGACTATTCGGGGACCTACACCGTAAAGCTGCTGCCATGCACCATTCCGTCGAATCAAGAGTACCGCCTGCCAGTCACCTGCAACCCCAGAGAGCCTGTCGCCTTTGACCTTGACATACGGTTCCAACAGGTGCGCCTTTTGGAGTTATTTTCCCCTGACTTACAGAATCCCATTTTATTAAGGTCACGGTCttctcagtaaaaataaataaataaattcacccAATGACTTTAATTCTCACatgccaagaaaaaaaggaagtcagacaagaaggaagcaagaaaggaaggaaagaggaaagaactgCCCTTTATCTGGCATTGGTTCAGGATATGCAACTCAGAGTTGAGGAGTATGcaagggttggggcacctgggtggctcagtcggttgagcgtccgacttcagctcaggtcacgatttcaccgtttgtgagttcaagacccacttcaggctctggactgacagatTGGGGTCTGCTTctaattctctgtctccctctctctctgcccctcccccgctcgcacaagctttccctctctctctctctctctctttctctctctctttcaaaaataaataaacattaaaatttttaaaaaagtatagaaggggtttttttgtttgttttttgtttttgtttttcttatgtgatcttgtctcctcctggagtTTGCTGCCTTGAGGTCTGAGAATTTTCCCAAGAGTTCTTCTGCACTTCTTTATCTTATTCTTGATCTTCAAGGAAAGTAAATATCCTATAGTTCATGCCACCTCAAAGGGCCTAACTGCCATTATATATTAAAAGACAGGTGATGGCACTTTTTGTTCGAGAACTTCTATTAAGAGCTGGCCTTCCACTGACCTTGATATACCCTGTTACACCAATGGAAAAGAACTCAAGCAGTGCTATTTAGTCCCAGCCAAAAAATTTCACTTCACCAGGTCTGCCTTCTCAAGAAAGACAGAGCCAGTGTTATAATTACCTTCATTAGTTTGGTTGGGTGTGAAAATCGCAGTGCAGGCTTTAGGACTCCGCAGGTCCATGTACACAGCTGTgtccgtgcgtgtgtgtgtgtgtgtgtgtgtgtgtgaataatgtATTTATGCACCACCAGAACAATCAACAACACGTAAAAGGGCTTTTACGCTTGGTTTCAGGTCAGCGACCCGGTAGCAGCTGAGTTTAGCTTGAACACCCAAATGTACCTACTCTCCAAGAAGAGTCTCTGGTTGTCTGATGGATCCATGGGATTTGGGCAAGAGAGTGATGTCGCCTTTGCAGAAGGTATCATTTCACAAGGGGGACACCTGCTCTGTTTGCCATTGCATCTGTTGGGCTTTGCTCTCTGGGGGTCATGTTTGAGAGGGGAAATTGTAACCCCTGCTATGGTTATGAGAATACCACTGGGTCTTTGCCACTCTGACAGGGATGGGGTAGGGCCACTGAAATTGTATGTGTGTTATTGGACGGTTTTTCTTCTGgggaaataaagaatttatttctatGTCCCTTACCTAAGTGACTTTTGGAACAAATCTAGGtttgttttcttcagtcttttctcAAGGTGCATAGATTCAAATCCTACAGCTACTTGAGATTATAAATGCCTCATGGGCAAGGGTTATGGCTGTCTTGTTCAGTGATGTCTTTCTAACACCTAGCAAAATGCCTAACATGCATGGCAGGAGTTTAGTACTAGCTGTGAAAAAGATGATTGAATACCAGGGAATTTCCCTaaactctctttcaaaatcaaataaagcTAACCCAGCTTTTTATGGATATTCCTTTTTTATAGACTTTATTAGTCTGCGTCTTGGCAAGTAATTTGTTTATCTAAAGCAGGCTTTAgccacagtggaatattatgaatattaaacCATAGGCCAAGCCTGGAGGTTTTTCCTGCTACCGGCCGAGCACGGGAGGGTCAATAAATCTTCAGTCACATGTAGTCAGTTCTCAAAGTGGTGTTAGCCTGGGAGCATGTGAGATCCTGAAGGTCTTCCAATATTCGATGCCAGattaggaaaagaaggaaatacccTCTGGTGGCATTCCTGTCACAAATTATTTGCAGTGTCACATAGACACATTTTGCCATGTAACAGAAATAACATTGCCACGTCTCTGTTTCAGGTGATATAATTTATGGTCGAGTCATGGTAGATCCTGTCCAGAATCTAGGTGATTCCTTTTACTGCAGCATTGAGAAGGTGTTCCTGTGCACTGGAGCTGATGGCTATGTTCCCAAATATAGTCCCACGAATGCAGAATATGGCTGCTTAGCTGATTCTCCTTCGCTCCTGTATAGATTTAAAATTGTGGTAAGTGCTTTGACCCAAACAATGAACTAGGTAGACACTCAAAGTCAAGTGTTTTTGCCTGATGTTTAAAAACAATAGCATCTTTTCGAATGAAACCAAATGGTGACATTTTATACTTATACTGGCACAAAACTAAACGAAAGAAACACTCTGTACTTGCAAAAGTTGTCATTAGCTACAGCACTCCTCATTCTCTTGTTGCTTAAAGGACAAAGCTCAGCCAGAGACACAAGCCACCAGTTTTGGAAATGTCCTGTTTAATGCCAGACTAGCAGTGGATGACCCTGAAGCTGTTCTCTTAGTGAATCAGCCTGGATCCGATGGGTTTAAAGTCGACTCAACAGCACTCTTTCAGGTGGGCCAATAACAAGCCACTTACAACAGCTCCACGAGGACATTCAGGTTACTTAATATCAGAATGCCCCAGATGTCTTCTATTAAATGGCAGTGACAGTAATATTGCAGAAGTCATAGTAACATTAAATAAGGTAAGGTAGGTAAGCCCCACAGGACCATATTGAGCACATGGTGAGCATTCTGTAAActctcattgttatttttattaatgccTCAACATTACTTTAGGTCCATGTGTAAAGAAGACCCTCATTCAGCCCAGAATATAAATCTAAGTCTGATGGTTGGGaactctgcttttcttcttcaaaacttCCTTCCTGTCGACTTTCCATGACCATCTTTATTAGAGTGATCTTGTAAGAAACGCTGGATTCCAAAAAACAAGTGGGCACTGCTCATAAATCTCCACGCCCAAAGACTTTATAAACTAGGACAGGATGTCCTAACCTAGAGGTAGATGGTAAAGAGACCCACATGACCATAACACTGAGCAGACAATTGAGAAAAATTCAGAGATGTGTTCCCACTGTGAATCCTTGGGGGAGCAAGTACACCTTTTAGGAAATTTACTGAAAATTGTCCAGACAGGATGGGCTGCAGAAACACATTATCTTTATTCAACCCTAAAGGAAGAATCTTAAGGAAGTATATTTGTTGTTCtgagtacttttttaaaattatttttactgttaacACTCAAAGCATTTGACCCCTTCTAAATCCTGAAAGTTTCAAAAAACCATCAGAAAATCCCTTCTTTTCACAGGCCCTGGAAAAGCAGAAAAACTGACCTCTTCTACGGTCTTGTGTGTAAATATGCAGCAAGACAAATCGGACACGAGTCCTGAGGGTCAGAAGGTCTGAGTTCtagtcctgcctctgccactagTTGAGGGACACGAGCAAGTTACTGCTGTGCATTCTTGTTTACTCGTTGTTGAGATGAATAAGTTAAGCTGTGTGATATTTAAAGCTCTTTACAGCTCTGACGTTCAATGGCTACAAGTCACAGATGACCAAATACTTACCGGCACATCCTCCCTCAAGAGTTGCACAAAATATTTGAGAGTGCTCTACACAAAGCCTTGTACGTACTATACGTGCAAAAATAGTCAGTAgattccagggcgcctgggtggctcagtcagataagcatctgacttcaactcaggtcatgatctcaccgttcgtgggttcaagccccacgtcgggctctgtgctgacagctcagagcctggagactgcttgggattctatgcctccctccctctctctctgtccctcccctgctcgcattcatcagatctctctctctcaagaataaataaacgttaaaaaaatttttttgaaatagtaGATTCCTTTTGCAGACTAAAGTCTATTATCAGTTATTGTCTCTGCCATTAACTTCTCTTGCAATAGTCATGCAGGAGGTTGGTATGGTATTTAATTTTCTAACAAACAGAGCTGTGTTTTCTAGGTGGCTCTGGGCCGAGAGTGGTACATACACACCATCTACACAGTGAGATCGAGAGACAACGCCAATCGAGGTATTGGCAAAAGAAGCGTGGAGTACCAGCACCACTCTTTGGTGAGTTCAGGGAAGCCCGGGGCAGGTACCAAAGGCCGGAAGAAGAGGGAGATGAGGAGCCCACCCCCGCTGGCCTGGGAAATAGGTGCTGAAAACAAGCGGGGAACGAACATCCAGCACGTCGCCCTGGACCGCACCAGCAAGAGGCAGATCCCCCGCGGGAGAGTTCCTCCTGATGGCGTCCTCCCCCGGGAGCTCAACCCTCCCAGCTCTGAGGTCAGCCTGGTCACGGTGGTGGGAGGCGTCGCCGTGGGGTTACTCACCCTCTGCCTTGCCGCCATCACAGTGACGATGTGCAAGAGCAAGAAGGGCGCCCGGAGAAAGGACGCCCTGAAGGGCTCGGGCAGCAGCAAGCCCATGATGCCCCCCCAGAGCCACCGCAACGACAGCTCGGAGGTTTGATGACCACAGGTGGATTCAGCCTTTTCCTCAAGTGCCTCGGAAAGACGATAGAAACCCAAATGCTTCCGTAAACAGCAGAGCTTTGGGGACTTCTGCTACGAAGCTGCTCAGAGGACCTGACCGGACTACTGaacttggatttgaattctgTCTACTCTTTCATGCGTCACAGAACAAATTCAGACCGCAGACCGCATCTTTCTTCTTGCCCAAAAGGCAACCTACGCAGAGCCAGCGATGGACCGCCAGGGATGTACTTCACGTTTAGGCATTTTCTCCACACAGTGGAGACAAATCTATTCAGAGGTGCTACAGACTCCGTCAGAAGTTTAAGAGGAGTCTATTGTTGCTATGTTAGTCTGAACCTTGAAGGTGCAATTATCACATCATTTATTCACTGCCTAACAGTTTATTACTAGGACGGTTTAATTGCTAGTCTGAAAGGATGATAAACACACTGTTTATTATGACAAGTTTTCTAACAGGCGAAGACAGCACAGAAGTATGACCAGGGATAGCTCAACCCATAATTCACCTCTTCTACTACATgggagggaatggaaggaaagagagagggaagtaaCTGACTAGTTTGGATTTGAATTATGGTGCCcttgttttatttgcttatttaattttaaattaaaccaaAGAATATGTTCCATCTGGAAGAGATTGTTGAAGAAAGACTTTGCTGTTATATAGTGAGAAGTAGTCGAGTTCTTGCATGGTAGTATACCTAATTGGTGCTCAGCATTTGTGGGAAATGAGAGGGTTGGTGGCGTTTGGATGATGAAGAAATGCTATAGCGTTAGATTTGCATTTATAAGACAATGTTCTCTAAGAACTGAGCCTAGATATTTGCAGTATTGAACCCACAGATGATAATGAAAAATATCATTACAGGTGGTGGAGGGAGAAAGTGATATTTATTAGCATAACGTGTTTAACCAAAGTGCCTCTATACACATTTTATAGAACATTTTGCCAGATGACATCTGAGGTTAACCCTCAGAGTAGCACAATCACATAACAATGTCCAGAACTCGAACTGGCCATAGGACATTTCATTAACTTGCTAATCAGCATCTGGTCTCAGCCAGGGGACTCTCTGCCACTGTCATTCCAGAGGTGGTCTTGGAGGTGCCTTCTTCTTCTTTGATCCAGGAGGAGAGTAGCATTCTGTGACATCTGCAATTCAGGGAGCTGGTGCAGTGCGATCCCTGAGTATCTGAAAATGTAATGCTTAACACCGCTTACAGTGttaaaaaccaagaaacatagGGAGCTTGCTTGGCAAGGCTCCTGTCacctttctgggaaaaaaaaaaaaaatgtgcttttaccAAATGGCAGAGATTTCGgttggaaagggaaggaaaatgtcaGTGGTCTAATGACCAATCTTCCAAAAGCTAGTAAATGTATTTCAAGCAAAAAGAAGGTCAGGACAAAAAGAACCATGCCTAAAGACTAACCAACCCTCAAATGTCGCCTGGAATCCCCTTTCACTTGCATCCATAGCCTGGCCACACTGGACATCTAGTGGAATGGATCTTACCTGGTGTCTGTGAGCACCAACCATCTctttattggaaagaaaaaaaaaagaatctacacTGGTGCTGAGAGAGGTGAGAAGTGTCTGATACTCGCCTCTCTTCTTTTGGGCAGCTCTGCACTTGACATTCAAAGTCTTTCAAAGAACATGGTGGACCGTAGTCCCCTTCCATTGGGGAATTTACAAATGTCACCTATTACTCAAAGGTGTCCCCCCACCCTGGGACTTACATAAAGTACTGGATGGCCCAGGAGTTCAGTTGTCAAATAAACATCAGTGCTTTCTTAATTGTCCCCTTTCCTTTTGCTTCGCATTCTGGCAGATGCTTGGCTACTTCTTCAGTTATCTCGTAACTAGTATAGGCATAAGCATGAATGACGCAGCTTCAAATGTGTGGACTTCTCGTGACTTAGCATGGGGTTCAATTCACTTAGATAGTGAGAGCAAGCACCCTCAATTGACCTTATGCTACTTTGGTAGCTTGGGTGCTTCAGAGCCTACCGTGCGGTCTTGGGCGTCTCTGTCGCTGAGTGTAGTAATTAGCGAAGCATCGTTACAACGTGTCTGTTTTGAGCCCTTGGGCCACACTGGCTTTGTACCAAACTTCACTCCACAATTAGTTTTTCTAGTGAGATTGCCATATATAAATTGGAGAGtttataaaatacagaacatGTCCATCCTTTTCCTAATAAAGAAGTTTCTTCCTCTCCacccatttccttctctctttctctcccttcctgtcttcttcttttccttcctccccttgaAAACAGAGAGTCTGTGGGAAGTAGGCAGATACAGCTTTCTTAAGTATAAAGTGTTTGGATTTCagcattatttcttttgtatctaTTCACTTAATATGtgatttaatatacattaatCATAAAAACTCTTTTTAGTGGAAGAAAGAATCCGGCAAAATGCTTTATTGTTCAATAAAGCAGAccctttttttcaatattttgtttttagagaatCATGCTGGTATTATCAGATCCAATTACATAAAATAACTTCCCATAGACAACAGGATGTAGCTATAATAGCTCCTTAGGTGCTCAGTAGCTTCCGACCCTAATTAAAACAAGATTTTCTCGATGTTGCATAGTAAACCCAAaacacaagtatatatatatatatatatatagagagagagagagagagagagagccttagTAGCTCCCCTAGCATATGAACTATGAAGAATTAAAATACGTAATTATGTTTTAATCATGGTTTTACTTATTCCAGTTCATTCCCTCTGTTAACATTTACTAAATGCTTTCCTAGAATTAGCCACTTTGAGAGATTACACAGAAACCAAGATATCCTCCCTGCTCTCAGGCAGGTTA
Coding sequences:
- the LOC116738250 gene encoding FRAS1-related extracellular matrix protein 2-like; this encodes MYLLSKKSLWLSDGSMGFGQESDVAFAEGDIIYGRVMVDPVQNLGDSFYCSIEKVFLCTGADGYVPKYSPTNAEYGCLADSPSLLYRFKIVDKAQPETQATSFGNVLFNARLAVDDPEAVLLVNQPGSDGFKVDSTALFQVALGREWYIHTIYTVRSRDNANRGIGKRSVEYQHHSLVSSGKPGAGTKGRKKREMRSPPPLAWEIGAENKRGTNIQHVALDRTSKRQIPRGRVPPDGVLPRELNPPSSEVSLVTVVGGVAVGLLTLCLAAITVTMCKSKKGARRKDALKGSGSSKPMMPPQSHRNDSSEV